A genomic region of Gossypium hirsutum isolate 1008001.06 chromosome D01, Gossypium_hirsutum_v2.1, whole genome shotgun sequence contains the following coding sequences:
- the LOC107920921 gene encoding 50S ribosomal protein L17, protein MTKFRKLNRPTGHRMSMLRTMVSQLVKHERIETTVAKAKEIRRLADNMVQLGKEGSLCAARHAAAFVRGDDVIHKLFTELAYRYKDRAGGYTRLLRTRIRVGDAAPMAYIEFIDRENELRQSKPPTPQPPQRPSLDPWTRSRLSRQFAPPKEEKSSESEI, encoded by the exons ATGACGAAGTTCAGGAAGCTTAATCGACCCACTGGTCATCGCATGTCCATGCTCAG AACAATGGTTTCCCAGTTGGTAAAGCACGAGCGCATTGAAACTACTGTTGCCAAG GCAAAGGAGATTCGGCGACTTGCTGATAACATGGTACAGCTTGGGAAAGAG GGTTCACTTTGTGCGGCAAGGCATGCTGCTGCTTTTGTCCGAGGAGATGATGTCATTCACAAGCTATTTACAGAACTGGCATATCGATACAA AGACAGGGCAGGTGGATATACAAGACTGCTTCGAACTCGCATCCGAGTTGGTGATGCTGCCCCAATGGCCTATATAGA GTTCATTGATAGAGAAAATGAGCTTAGACAGTCGAAGCCACCTACTCCTCAGCCACCACAAAGACCTTCTCTGGATCCTTGGACAAGATCCCGGCTTAGCAGGCAGTTTGCACCCCCTAAAGAGGAGAAAAGCTCTGAATCTGAGATATGA
- the LOC107921063 gene encoding mRNA turnover protein 4 homolog yields the protein MPKSKRNKIVSLSKTKKKGKEHKESIVNAIREAAEDYNSIYVFSFENMRNLKFKEFREKLKPTSRFFLGSNKVMQVALGRSVSDEIRPGLYKVSKLLRGDAGLFLTNMPRDEVESCFNKFEENDFARTGTIATEKVELLEGPLDQFTHEMEPFLRKQGMPVRLNKGVVELVSDFVVCEEGKPLSPESARILRLLGIKMATFRLNLICRWSPEDFELYKEGLDESDVESA from the exons ATGCCGAAGTCCAAGCGTAACAAAATAG TTTCATTATCAAAGACAAAGAAGAAGGGTAAAGAACATAAAGAATCAATTGTGAATGCCATAAGGGAAGCTGCGGAAGATTACAATTCCATCTATGTTTTCTCTTTCGAGAACATGAGAAATCTTAAATTCAAAGAGTTTAGAGAGAAGCTCAAACCTACCAGCag ATTTTTCCTTGGTTCGAATAAAGTTATGCAAGTTGCACTAGGCCGTTCTGTTTCTGATGAGATTAGACCAGGTCTTTACAAAGTCTCTAAG CTTCTGCGTGGGGATGCTGGACTTTTTCTTACCAACATGCCTAGAGATGAAGTCGAAAG TTGCTTTaataaatttgaagaaaatgaCTTTGCAAGGACAGGAACCATTGCAACTGAAAAG GTGGAACTTTTGGAAGGTCCTTTGGATCAGTTCACACATGAGATGGAGCCATTTTTGCGCAAGCAAGGCATGCCTGTTCGGTTGAACAAAG GTGTTGTAGAACTTGTTTCAGACTTTGTTGTCTGTGAGGAAGGAAAACCTTTGTCACCTGAGTCTGCTCGGATACTG CGCTTGTTGGGGATCAAGATGGCTACTTTCCGGCTAAACTTGATATGCAGATGGAGCCCTGAGGATTTTGAGCTTTATAAAGAAGGACTAGACGAATCGGACGTAGAATCTGCCTAA